DNA from Delphinus delphis chromosome 8, mDelDel1.2, whole genome shotgun sequence:
TTGAAGAACACACATAGTTCATAATTAAGAAAAACTGGAGGGAAATCAGTATGTTTTATGATCTGCATGaagtttttaatgtaatttaagaaaaaaaactatcagTGCTAAAAATGATACTTCAAAGATAACAAAACATTCAGAACATAATGGGTTACTAAATTCCCCCAGAGACCCCTCTGTCAGGCTGTCTAAGTAGAATATGGTCCCTGACACACTGAATTCACATTGTGGTGTGTTTCAGTGGGGTTATAGGGGGAGGATCACAAGTGAATGCCATCATCATCTATTAACAAAGGGTGGCACCATGGCTTATCCTGAGAATCCGGTTCTGAAGGAGCCGCCACACCACGACAATCTGCGAGTACAGACACTGACTTAAAGAAAAGCACAGAAGTCCTCTGGCATCCTCAGTAAGCTCGGCGGCACTCATATGCCCCCCATGCCAGGCTCCCATCTTCTTTGGTCCACGGAGAAGGGTCCTGGAGGACAGAAGTGTCTGCCCCCTCGTCCAGGGAGAAGGGCCCCACCTTGGGTGGTGGGTCATCGGACATTGTCATGAAAGAGGTGAAGGGGTAGGGGGATGGGGTTGGGTACCCCTGCACGTGGTACAGATCCTCCAGTGTGTGCAGAGAGTAGGACTGAACCCCCGCTAGGGGCGCCGCCCAACCGGAGCTCCTGTGCTGGGCAGTGCTCCCCGACTCTAGCTGAGAGAGGCAGCCTGTGCTGGGCGCCAAGCTCTGCAGGGCATCGGTCGGCACGGGGTCTGGTTGGCTGAGGCCTTCGGGCACCATCTGCTCCCATGAGTCCCTCTGAGGAGGATGGAAAGGTCACTGGGGTTAGTCATTAGATGATCGTCTGACGTGGGCAGATTTCCTTCCCAACATAGGGTGCTGCTGGCCCATGTCTTCCAAAGCAGACTAGGTGTCCTCCTTCTGCTGTCCAAAGCCTCCCTACCAGGCAGCTCTCCCCTCTGGTGTTTGACATCGGCAGTGGGAGTTTTAGTTCCTTTCTTACTCTAGAattatactgtgtgtgtgtgtgtgtgtgtgtgtgtgtgtgtgtgtgtgtgtgtgtgtgtgtgtgtgtgtgtagagagagagagtcctTTCCCCagaaaacattaaatgtgaagataataaaatgaacattttgacAGCGTTTTCATCATTTACTCCTGGAAGAAGTAGACCCTAAGCTACACAGTGGGCTTCTGAGAGGGCTAGGAAGGCTACCGGCCCTCAGTGAGCAAGGGGGTAGAGCCTCATAGGCTTGGAGCTGGAAAGATTTGGCTTCAATTCATGGCTGGGCCACTTACTACCTTCCTGATTCTGAGTATTTCACTTTgtgcatctgtaaaatagggcttTAATAACTATACCCTGAGTTGTTGCAAGTATTAAATGAACAAGTGCACATAAAAGTTCCTGGCtgtagtagatactcaataatgTTAATTCCTACTCTCCCACAGCCTGTTTTGTCTAAAATCCCATCTCCAGAGATTCATGCCTTTGTGGTTGAGGGCTTTACAGTATAAGAAATTTACTAGTATTCATCTTTATGAACTCATCTCTGGAAGGACTGCGAGAGAACAGGGTTCTAGAGGGTAGAAATATCgtgggagaggggaggcagggagggggagggcgagAGGAGTCCTGACGCGCCTGCCCTGGCTGACAGCCTCGCTGGCTGCGAGGTAACTTCAGTGCTCTTTCCTTATGCACGGGAGGAATAATGGGGAAACATCTGGCACAATCGGTAGAGTATTAACAAAATGGATATATATCCTGTTTTATCAGTCGTCCCCGCCCAAATCCCTAGATAGAGCTTCTTGCCGCGTGGCTGGCACGGATCTTTGAGGAGGGCTCCCTGGGCGTGGATCCTGGCATCTCCCGGGGCGGCGCAGAGCAGCCTTCCGGGGGTCTCCGGGGCAAGCAGACCGGGTTGCTAAGCACATAGGCTGGCCAGGGCCGCGGGAGCCCCGACGTTAGTGACCCCCTAAACTAAGCCTCTGCATACTCACCAGCACGAAGTGTGCAGGCTCGCTGGGGAAGGGCAGCGGCAGGAGCTGTGGCAGGGGTGAAGCGCTGATTAGGGAGTCGCTGTTGGGGGTCAGGGCCGTGGGGCGGTGGTCCCCGTAGAGCTCCGGGAAGTAGGAGTCCAGGTGGGCCGGGTGGCCCTGCCCTGCCGAGGACTCGCAGGCAATGTCCTTCGCCACAGTTCGGGTGCAAGCATCGTTTGCGAACTGTTTACTGTTGTGGAAGTCCGAGTCGGTTAGGAGGGATCTCCTGATACCATAGTAACCTGACATCACCGGTGAGCCTGTTGCCAAGGGGAAAACAAACGGGCAAAAGTTGTTTCGTTGGAGGAAGTCAAGGCATCTCTGTTGCAGCCAGGTCTCTCCACGTGTGAAATGATATTTCCAACGCAGGCCTGATGCCAAGGCCAACATTTAAATAGATAAATGTCTTGAAAGGCATTAAATATAGCGGCATTATCTCTTTTAACTGGTCCAGCCCAAATAATTCATACATTTAAAGTTCGCTCTGCCTTTGGGGATAAGTTCACTTTAGATGGAGCAGTAACTGTTCAGTGTCTCTCACTTCTTGTGCACCTtcaatgtgccaggtgctgtgctaggcGCTGTGCTTATTCTATCTCTTTGGGCTTAAGGAGATAGAATAAGAAGCCCTTGGCATTTACATTTCATCTAATGAAGTATCTTTTTCACAGCTTCTGAGCTCTGTCCCCATAGATACAGGACCGTTTGCAAGAGGCTGCTTCTGGGGCATGTTATGTGAGACTCAGCATCTCTAGATAAGGTGAGACAATAACCCCGCCCCAAATCAGAGGCAGGCAGTActcttcttctaatttttttgtaCACTGGCCGTGACTTGCACCTATTAGGCACCAGAAACGGCTGCTTGCTTTGCTTCTGTGAAGCAAAGTTAGAGGACCACAAAAAATGTTCTCTGGCTTTGATGAGTCTGGTGTTATTTGCTGCCCTCTTGTGGCCACGTTGAGTCTCTCACTCAGCTCACCTGGGCACTGCAAGCGAGAGAAGGGAATGCGTGGCACAGAAAGCTCCCCTTGGTGGAAACCTGGAGAGGCTGAAACTGAGAAGAATTTCATTTAAGGTAAGGCCAGTGAGAtagtcccagaggagaagagatgtGTTTGCTAAAGACTTTCTGATCTCGTAGCTCAGTTGTAGCAGGAAACCCTTCATCACTTAGAACGTGGTCAGGAGCATAGACTCAAGGGctgtaaaactgattttttttttttccagctggtGGTGGGTGTGATCCAATTAGCTAAGACCTACTCCCTCAGGTCACAAAGAGGCTGAGCTGGGAGGATGATGCGGGTGCTTGTCTTTGTCACCTTTCCCAAACACAGTGAACCGCTTCTGAGCTTTgtccctgcccaccctgcccacTCTTCCACAGGGAGAgaagacagactcatcaagacccTCCTTCTTATTACACTGACTCAGTCATACATGACTCTCCAGACACAGCACTTTGGCCCCTGCCACCTGATGTGGCACTTCGTATTATGCTCGATACTCTCTCTCCTGAGTTACAGCCCTCTTTCCAATCCATCTGCAAGCTCCATGGGGGCAGAGCTTAGGTCCTACACATTTTCTGTAAACCCAGTCATATAATACTGTGTTCAACAATTACATgtgaatttattcattcattcagaggaaatcaaaattcCCTGTAGAAACTTAAAGCACAATTCCACTCACTCCACTTTCATCTTAAATTCTATAGCCCCAAACTTCTAATCTGCTCATGAATTTGAAAGACGCAGTTCGAGGTTTCATCGTAAGCATAATTCTCCAGAAAAAACATCTGTGCAAGTGAAAATTAATACCAATAAATGAGGTTTCGTTTCATGCCAGGAATTTATATCCACAGTAGTGGTTAAGGctgagaacagaatgaagaataagtaaacaAGGCTTCCAGGATCTCATGTCTGTATTTCCAATTTCCAagtaaaaaaatacagagaaaaaaactctttgctttttaagcatgtatttttcttcctaaaaagaggaagaataatTCTAGATGATAACAGAGGCTGCAGAAATTTTCTTCTGTAGAATGGAGCAGATACAACCAGATTCCAGGGACAATAAATATGATTGGGAAACACAGCATAGAGACATTCAGATATGTGGGATCGTCTCCTGCTCTTACCCCTTTCCCTTTTCCAGCTCTGAAGATTACCAAAATTAGTGAGAAACCGTATGCTCTTCTGAGTTTGGGATCTGGAaggaacatgtgtgtgtgtgtgtgtgtgtgtgtgtgtgtgtgtgtgtgtgtgtgtgtgtatgtgtctacgtgtgtatacacacacatatgagaGTGCCCcaaattattattaagaattcTCCTATTCCATCCCAACAGGAGTACTTAATGAGACATATGTATTAAAATGAATGTAAGATGCTTAActaagtgcctggcatatagaaagcaccaataaataattgttattcCACCTGCCCTcaggtctttctctttctgttctgaaGCATGTGCATAATCTATCAGACCACAGTGCCAgaatcttaaacattttaaaactgtattaagGGCTTAATTGATATTGCTTTTGCCCAATAAACTTATGCTGGACGGAATGCGTTCCAAATTCAGGAATGAGGTCTGCTTTCCCTGATAttacatcttaaaaataaatgtttcaaagcTTCAAAATTTTGCAAGTGCTGTAAGGCAGCTATGAAAGAATGGAAGCCTAAATGCCTGATTTTGCTCAAAAGAGAAGGAATTGCCCCTTGAACAGCAATACTCACCTGGCATCGGGCCAAACGGAGGCTGAGTAGAGCTGTCACTGCCCTGGAAGACAGAGGGGGCAcaagtgttttcttctttagttgCAAGTTTGAACTTAAAAAAAGTTTAGGAATACGTTCTACAAGCTTTATTTTCTGCTACTAAGAAACATTTTAGGAGAGGTTAGCTTAGGGGAGGGTCAAATGAGAGTTAAGAACACAataccagaaaacaaacaagggaCAGAGAGAAACCAAAGTTTTAGATTCTGATAAACTTGCCAAAAAGCACAGTTTAGatgaaataatttatctttttttttttttactgtttgtgTTAATATCCTTCATCAAATAGATATCAaagatttatataaatacatacatacatgcacacacgaATATGTTTGTATTTGGTTTTAACATTGAATGGCCACTTTTTAAGCTGTCTGCCTCCATGTTGAATGGAAGTTTCACTAAGGGTAGAGACCTTGACTGTGACTTGTTCTCAGTGTCTGGAACAGAGTGTGATCCATCATagacacaataaaaatatatggaataaaaatagGCGTCAAAGATCCTGCAGGTTAGTGAGCATAGGAGGCTGAGGGATATTGTCGGTTGAACTATGTCCCCTGAaaagatatattgaagtcctaattaccagaacctgtgaatgtgaacttatttggagaTAGAAGGTTTGAAGATGAAActagttaaattaaaatgagttcGTCCTGGAGGAttgtgggccctaaatccaatatgattgttgtccttataagaagaggagagagacacgcagagacacacacacagaggggagaaggcagtctgaagaaagaggcagaaatctGAGAGCTACAACTTCAAGCTAAGGAACACTAAGGTTTGCCagtaaccaccagaagctaggaaaaggcaaagaaatatgCTCTCCTAAAGCCCTCTGAGGGAGCCTGGCCCTCCGAcagcttgattttggacttctagtctccagattTGTGAGACggtaaatttttattgttttaaggcaccccatttgtggtaatttgttactgtAGCCCTAGGACACTAATACAGGGAGTGACTGATGATGAAACAGATAATTCAGTGTAGTGTGAGAAGTGGCATTGTAGAAGTAAGGTGGGCTGAGGTGGACACCTAAGCCAGTATTAGGGATGGGATGGGGGACAtatcctggaggaggtgatgcttaAGCTGAGTGCTGAAGGAAGAGTATCCAGGTGTGTAGAGTCTTAAGATATACAAATGCAAGCTCTGGCTCCAAGATACCCAGGAACAATGTTGCTGTTGTAAAAGGTGAGTCCTCAACATCTAGTTCTTCGGATTTGAACACTTAGTCTTGACCCTAATGATCCTACAGACTCTCAAGAGTTGCAAGAGAGTTTACAGAGAGTCTCATTCAACTACCACTCAAGGCTGACATACTCTCCATGTTATCAGCCCTGGATGCATTTAGCCTACAGTGGTGGAGAACTTAGCACCCTCTGAGAAAGCCTATTTCTTCTTTGGGGCCCTCCAGCTGTGATAAAGTAGGCTGAAAAGAGTCATGTTCTTAATTCTAATCTTGGTCCATACAGAATAAGGTAAACCCTTCTTCCATACATAGCTCTTCAAATATCTGAAGATAACCCATCATTTCTCAACTGTCTTAATCAGTCTGAGCTGCTAGAACAAATACCATAGAcgtggtggcttaaacaacaaacatttctcccagttctggaggctggaagtttgagATCAGGGTGCAAGTAAGGTCGGGTTCTCTGGGGGCCCTCATCCTGGCTTGCAGTTggttgtcttctcactgtgtcttcatgtgGCACAAAGAGAAATCATCTTTTCCacgtgtctcttcttataagggcaccaatcccattcatgagggcaaagccctcatgacctaactacctccccaaaggccccatctccaattACCATCGCGCTGGGgatcagggcttttttttttttttttttttttttagattccatatatatgtcttagcatacagtatttgtttttctctttctgacttacttcactctgtatgacagcctctaggtccatccatctcactgcaaataactcaattttgttcctttttctggctgagtaatattccattgtatgtatgtgccacatcttctttatccattcatctgtcgatggacacttaggctgcttccagtGATGAGGGCTTTAACACATGAATTATGGGGGTGGGGTGCAAACATTCCATCCATAACCCCAAACTGGAATTGTATCTTCTTCAGGCAAAATGTCCTCCAACCGTTCAGAAGTAGCACAGTATTTGGGAGTGAAGACTCTGGAACCAGAGTGtgtgtttgaatctcagctctgcctcttgttagctgtgtgatcttgggcacatgaagattaaatgtgatTTTATGTGTCAAGCACTTAGAATAGTTCCTGGCTTAGAGTAAGGAGGATGTAAGTATTAGCTATTATCACTCAGATGCATTTTTATGTCTCTTCAAATCTATGATATATTCCTCTAAACATGTTTTCCTATTTAATAAGTTaacactttgtttttttgtttaatctattgacatatagttgatttacaatgttgtgtaagtttgtactgtacagcaaagtgattcatttatgcatatatgtttttttatattgtcttccattatggtttatcacaggatattaaatatagttccctgtgctatacagtaggaccttgctgtttatccattctatatataatagtttgcctctgctaatctcaaactccctaaTAAGTTAACAATGGCAAATGGCAGAAGGAAACTCGTGGGCATGCAGGGTCAGAGATGGGTGTAGGTCAGGGTACTGTGATTCTTATATGGGAAGGAAAGGAGTTACTGATTAACTGTAGAAGCACTTGTGTTTGGGCACATTTTCCCATGTTGCCAGGGCCCATGTTATCCAGTGTTTCCCTCTGATTTCCAGCTCTGTCCATCTGGGTCTTTCCTCCGAGGCCTGTGCCAGGGCCCATTCCCTGTGGCTTCTGCCTCAGCCTCCTTCACTGGGTAAGCAGGGTGTGGCAGGGTGGTAACTGTCCTGGGTGCTGCCTGGGGAGATGTCCTGTTGCTCTCCTGCATCTTTTCCTCCCTACCTGCTCCCTTAAACTGCTCTGGCCAAGGCTGGGGCCAGGAGGAAGGCTTCTGTGAGATGCAGTGCATATGCCCAACCTGATGGACAGAAGTATCGGCACCTGTCAGCCATGCACTGGTTCATCAGCTGCTGTGGCTCTGCCCTGGCCTCTGCCTGAGGCATGACAGAACTCAGTCTGTGCCAACACAGTCCCTGCAGCATCTACCACCACCAATGCCACCATCTACCACCACCAATGCCACCAACAGTCTTCTTATACCCCTTCTtcgtcttctgcccagttttaatTATTACTGTGGAATTGCCAGCACTGTACCTCCCACTCCAACCCAATTTTAATACCTGAAGACTCTACAAAGCTTTCATAATTACTAGCCtagttgattttatttattatttgatgAAAAGAAGCCTCTTGTGTTTGTTTCTCCTGCATACTTTGCCCTTTACCTGCTGTGGAAAGTAAACACTCTATTTCCATTCTTTATGGTTAGTCATAAAATTTTACCTGCATATTTAACAAAGATGACAagcagtatctttttaaaataatttattcattttattttatttatttttggctgcattgggtcttccttcctgtgtgcaggcttcctctagttgcggagagcaggggctactcttcactgcagtgcacgagcttctcattgcggtggcttcttttgttgcagagcacgggctctaggcgtgcaggcttcagtagttgcagcacatgggctcagtagttgtggcttgcgggctctggagtgcaggctcagtagttgtggcacacgggcttagttgctcacggtatgtgggatcttcccagatcaaacccatgtcccactcattggcaggtggattcttaaccactgcaccaccagggaagtccctacaaacAGTATCTTAAACCTCCCACTGACAGACAAGATCCTTAGGACATTAACTCTTATTGCTCCTCTCCTAATTTACACAAGTatgtattttcttgtattttagcttgtttctttttattaaaccTCCACAAATTAgacttcataattatttttatcattttatcaagTAAATCTGTATTAGATTTACTTACATGTTCATCATTTTCTTTGCTTATCTGTCCTCCAAAATTTTTTTCTCGATTCAAGTTTCCTTCTTCTGAAATAACCCTTTAGAAAATTCCTTCCCTGTAGGTGGTGTTAGTGGTAAActgtttcagttttttatttatctgaaaatataatttctttttccctGTACTTAAAAGATACTATTTTGGGGTTCATAATTGTAACTTTACAGTTATCCTTTtgtcagcactttaaagatagcACTCCATTGTCTTGTGGCTTCCATGACTGCTGTTGAGAAGTTTGCTATTAACCttaaacttattctttgtaacaatctttctttcttttctgactaCCTTTTTAATATACTCCCTTTGTCTTTATGGTTTTTCAAGTCCATCTTATTTTACCTTggggtagatttttaaaatgtattctgctTGTATAGGGTGTGCTTCATGTGGCTGGGGGTACATGTCTTTCAGAAAAGTTTCAACTATCCTCTACTTAAATATTGCCTTGCCTGTATTATCTGTATTCTCTCCTTCTGGGTCTTCGATGTATGTTAAATCTTTTACTTTTATCCCCTATATATTCTTAACTTTTTGTTACTTCCTCTATATCCATGATTCTATGTTCTATATTTTGGGATAGATGGGTATAGATTTCTTCAGCTCTACATCCAGTTCACTAATTCCTTCTTCAACTGTAGCTAATTTACTGTTTAACACAAACATTGAAATTTTTTGGTATCAATGAttagatattttttcatttctagaagttccattgatttttaaaaaattttgcttgGTCTTTTGTTGAGTGTTCATTATGtattatgttattatttattttgtatttggtagTTCTAATATCTGAAAGTCCTGAGAATTTAACTTTATTGTTTATGCTGACTGTCATTCTTAGTGACTTGTTTCCTTATGCATTTGGTGATCTTTGATTGAAACTCATATCTGGTTGACCTTAATCTGTGAAAATCTGGGTTCCTAACTTGAGTTGTGCTTCTCCAGAAGAGTTATGCTTATATTTCTTCGGAGGTAGCTCCCTTCCAGGTTCCCTGTCCCAGGTTCAGCTCCCCAATCTTGGCAAAAATAGCTCAAGAACCAGTCTTCATGTATCAGGCTAATTTGAACACCCTTCCTTAGGAGAATCTGCCCTTTTGGTGTGATCAACTTCTCTTCATTCTGTGTCCTTACTTCTGCTCAAACATTTTCCCCACCTTCCATGCTAACCTTCAACCCAACCCCCCCTGCCCCAAACCCCCTAGCTTTGGTGATTTCCCTTACTTCCAGCCAGCCCAACAAATTAGCAAAATTTGTTTTATGCaggattctattttgttttgggtACAAATCTCCCCAACTCCAGACTGTTGACTATCTGAAACAGAGTCAAATCCCTAAGTATTAAAACTAGAAGTAGATACTGTCCTGTTTTAACCAcagcagcttttatttttaactttttatttttctatgactGCCAACATTTTCCAGCAGAGATttagattataaataaaattcataagcACACACTTGTAGTAATTTCATAAGCACACCATTAGGCACATGACCAAATGTGTTATATCTACTaacatttaattatcacaaccaCCCCAGAAGATAAGTAATGCTATTTTCATCTTGATGAGTAAattgaaacagagaaaacaactCGGGTTCCCCTGTAGGTAGGGTTGTTGTTAGTGGTGGTGGGTGGGATCAAACAAGGAACTTTCTGATTCCTGAGCCTATTTCTTAACTACCACAGCATACTGCCTTCCAAGAGCTTTcataacttgaaaataaaagtcaGAAAACTTCATAGTTTAAAATATTAGTATAAAGGAGACTTAGGGACATTCAGAGAGATCATATAATTACATAAAAGCTCACAAAGAACTAGTGAgatttgtatttccctgtgtGTAAATACTATCCTgggggggcttccatggtggcgcagtggttaagaatgcctgccaatgcgggggatacgggttcggtccctggtccgggaagatcccacatgctgcggagcaactaagtccatgtgccacaactactgagcctgtgctctagagcccgcgaggcacaactactgaagaccacgcgcctagagcctgtgctccgcaacaagagaagccactgcaatgagaagcccgtgcaccgcaatgaagagtagcccccgctcaccgcaactagagaaagctcacgcacgggagcaaagacccaacacagccaaaaataaataaattaaaaaaaaaaaactaccctgcatatatatatgcgtgtgtgtttgtgtgtgtgtgtgtatatatatatatatatatatatatacacacacacacacacactctttagTCCTTCGGTGGATATTCTGTTTTTGGGGAGGGAagtcagctttattaaggtataatttacctgtaataaaattcagaaattttaagcaaaacatttgataaattttgacCACTTTAACAAACTCTTATGACCCACCACcatgatataaaacatttccatttaattatttataGTTGTAATTAGTGCTGTGCTCTCTATGGTGGCCTGGGAAATATTTAGATGGATAAGTAATATAAAAAGCAATGATAACACATAACTTCACAGAACATAGACGAGCTCTAAAGGGCTTATGTTGGGACTGGGAAGGATTTCACTGGATAGATTTTAGAGCTGGCGTCCCAGATTTATAGGTTGAGAAAGAACAGCTTAAAACATGAGCCTTCGGCATGCACACTAGTTATCATTGCTCATGTGAAGGGAAAACACATTCCTTTTCACCTTGTTCAAGATATcgtatttgggacttccctggtggtgcagtggttgggagtccgcctgccaacgcaggggacaagggttcgagccctggtctgggaggatttcACATTCCACAGAGCGActgagctcatgcgccacaactactgacgcccgcgcgcctggagcccgtgctccacaacaaagagaagccaccgcaacgagaggcctgcgcaccgcagcaaagagtagccccggctcgccacaaatagaggaagcccatgcacagcaacgaagacccaactcagccaaaaataaataaataaatttattaaaaagaaacaaagatattaTATTCACGCAGTTGCATCTCACCATACTATTTCTCCAGAAGTAGTATTGAAATTAATATTGAAAAGCCCATAAATTTTGACCAAGCGAGatggtatataatttttattttgcatactGCAAACAACAGGATCCTGCAATGCCAAGTAGCCAAATTTAGAGGTTTACATTTGAATGAAATTTGCCAGTCTGCAACTTCCTGTAGCTAACACAGCAGCCTCACAGCTGCCCCCAAATCCCCTCCATGAAAATGAGTTAATTTGAACCAACAGGTCACCATGGTAGTAAAGTGATAAGATTAGGAGTTCAGtacatttattgtcatttttatgaCCCTATAATATTTTTAGATGCCAACCTAGTTGAAGGACTATTTTGAAATGTACTAAGGAAAAGAGCTCCAAGTAGCATAAGCTTTTTCACActgctgtatattttaaaaattctgattacATAGTTTGAAAGtgtctctttaaaattaaatatattgctattaatgtttaaataaaaatcatagcCACTTGTGAATAGCTGTGATCCTTCTTCAAGGAATTCAcagtatatttagtttttcatTGTCATCATATCTATGGCTGGGAGAGAGGTGGAACTGATGaaatattgaacattttaaaaccatCTTTTAATATCTGTTTTGAGACCCACCATAAGTCATAGGATTTTCCTCCAACTTTGAAATGAATGTAAAGTTAATGCCAGATATAATGCTGTTAGCTTTTAAATGGACACCTGTGTTAGGATGGAATACCTTCTTCCTCCagaagaaaatgggcatagagaaTTAGATGCCTTAGTTAATGTGACAAGTATGTAGTAGAACTGGggcattctgattggtgtgaaaTTTTATACAGTGACTAAACTATACCATACCTGTTCTAATAAATCTTACTAGTTTTGCAAAGTTTGAAAGAGGTTTTGATTTATGGACCTGTTATCTGAGTTACTGATACATAGTAATTTaatcataaataagaaaaaacactTCATAATGAATAGGAACTACAGTTTTAAGCATCCAGATGCTTTATATGATGTTATCTTATTATAAAGTAGATATTATCATCTCaagtttacaaaagaggaaaccaagCATCAGAGCAGTTAAGTAATGTATCCCAAATTATCTATTTAATAAATTACAGAACTAGGATTTAAACCCAAACTCTCTGACTCTCAAATTTATTCTCCTTTAACCAGTAGGTTCTGTGCACTAGCCCTTCCACCAAACCAAAGATATTTACCGGGCATCTCTGATAATCTAGGCACAATGCTGAATGTTTCAGGTGTTAGAAAAAATGCAACAAGGGCTTAGATTA
Protein-coding regions in this window:
- the POU2AF2 gene encoding POU domain class 2-associating factor 2, yielding MGEEWKQRDQLEGYCSIYMRDDSLFYLDISSGVPGDYSKRVYQGVRVKHTVKDLLAEKRSKHTSNSRFNGSDSSTQPPFGPMPGSPVMSGYYGIRRSLLTDSDFHNSKQFANDACTRTVAKDIACESSAGQGHPAHLDSYFPELYGDHRPTALTPNSDSLISASPLPQLLPLPFPSEPAHFVLRDSWEQMVPEGLSQPDPVPTDALQSLAPSTGCLSQLESGSTAQHRSSGWAAPLAGVQSYSLHTLEDLYHVQGYPTPSPYPFTSFMTMSDDPPPKVGPFSLDEGADTSVLQDPSPWTKEDGSLAWGAYECRRAY